A stretch of the Sinorhizobium alkalisoli genome encodes the following:
- a CDS encoding RbsD/FucU family protein, with amino-acid sequence MLKNIDPALNADVLHALRSMGHADTLVISDTNFPSDAIARQTTLGKLLHIDNVSAARAMRAVLSVLPLDTPLQPSVGRMEVMGAPGEIPPVQGEVQAEIDRAEGKPAPMYGIERFAFYEAAKKAYCVITTGETRFYGCFLLTKGVIPPESD; translated from the coding sequence ATGCTCAAGAATATCGACCCGGCTCTAAACGCGGATGTGCTGCATGCCCTGCGCTCGATGGGGCATGCCGACACACTGGTGATTTCCGACACGAATTTCCCGTCGGATGCGATTGCCCGCCAGACGACGCTCGGCAAATTGCTGCACATCGACAATGTCTCGGCCGCCCGGGCGATGAGGGCCGTGCTTTCGGTTCTCCCGCTCGACACGCCGCTTCAGCCCTCGGTCGGTCGGATGGAAGTGATGGGAGCACCCGGCGAGATCCCGCCGGTCCAGGGCGAGGTACAGGCCGAGATCGACCGTGCCGAGGGAAAACCGGCGCCCATGTACGGCATCGAGCGTTTCGCTTTCTACGAAGCTGCCAAGAAAGCCTATTGCGTCATTACAACGGGCGAAACCCGTTTCTACGGCTGCTTCCTTCTCACGAAGGGTGTCATTCCTCCGGAGTCGGACTGA
- a CDS encoding metal/formaldehyde-sensitive transcriptional repressor → MSHTIREKQKLINRVRRIRGQMEAVERMLIDEKDCAEVMQVLAGVRGAVNGLMGEVIEDHVLMHVAAEGLSQKERDEGAAELIDVLRAYLK, encoded by the coding sequence ATGAGCCACACCATCCGCGAAAAACAAAAGCTGATTAATCGCGTGCGCCGCATTCGCGGCCAGATGGAGGCTGTCGAGCGTATGCTCATCGACGAGAAGGACTGCGCCGAAGTCATGCAGGTGCTCGCCGGGGTGCGTGGCGCCGTCAACGGCCTCATGGGCGAGGTGATCGAGGACCATGTCCTGATGCACGTCGCCGCCGAGGGGCTATCCCAGAAGGAACGCGACGAGGGCGCTGCCGAACTGATCGATGTTCTGCGCGCCTACCTAAAGTAG
- a CDS encoding dimethylarginine dimethylaminohydrolase family protein, with the protein MEGTDLIPAAVFEFNSVIVREPSLSVVNGLRAEDRGSPTYEGVKAEHEAYIEAMRGAGAKVTVLPPLPAFPDSVFVEDPALVFSEGAILLRPGAPTRLKEVDAIAPTLHDMFDVVLRLADGYADGGDVLTTARGVMIGLSARTDRVGAEALKASLEKLGRKSEVVATPEGVLHFKTDCSLLDEETVLTTSRLTRSGVFKAFRQMIVPEGEEAAANALRVNDVVMVGSDFPRTIEMLDNAGYRVAPLKTTDIGKIDAGLSCMSLRWFNDKM; encoded by the coding sequence ATGGAGGGAACAGATTTGATTCCGGCTGCCGTCTTCGAGTTCAATTCGGTCATTGTCCGTGAACCTTCGCTCAGCGTCGTCAATGGGTTGCGTGCGGAGGATCGCGGCAGCCCAACTTACGAGGGCGTCAAGGCGGAGCACGAAGCCTATATCGAGGCGATGCGCGGTGCCGGCGCAAAGGTCACCGTCCTGCCGCCGCTCCCCGCTTTCCCCGACTCCGTTTTCGTCGAGGATCCGGCGCTTGTTTTCTCGGAAGGCGCAATCCTCCTGCGACCGGGCGCTCCGACGCGCCTGAAGGAGGTCGACGCGATAGCGCCGACCCTGCACGACATGTTCGATGTGGTTCTCAGACTAGCGGACGGTTATGCGGACGGCGGCGATGTGCTGACAACGGCGCGTGGGGTCATGATCGGCCTTTCCGCCCGCACTGACAGGGTCGGCGCCGAGGCGCTCAAGGCCAGTCTCGAAAAGCTTGGTCGCAAGAGCGAGGTCGTCGCGACGCCCGAGGGCGTGCTGCATTTCAAGACCGATTGCTCGCTCCTCGACGAGGAGACGGTACTTACGACCAGCCGCCTCACGCGTTCGGGCGTATTCAAGGCATTCCGGCAGATGATCGTTCCGGAGGGCGAGGAGGCGGCGGCGAATGCGCTCCGCGTCAACGATGTCGTCATGGTCGGTTCGGATTTTCCGCGCACGATCGAGATGCTCGACAACGCGGGCTATCGGGTCGCGCCGTTGAAGACCACGGATATCGGCAAGATCGATGCCGGGCTCTCCTGCATGTCGTTGCGGTGGTTCAATGACAAGATGTGA
- the dmeF gene encoding CDF family Co(II)/Ni(II) efflux transporter DmeF — MMPSRNLHGHSDPHSQDHGHRHESSRALNAAHDHLFLGDSHARNERRTWLVIAITATMMVVEIVAGNLFGSMALVADGWHMSTHAAALLITALAYLYARKHAHNRRFSFGTGKLGDLAGFASAVVLALIALLIGWESLMRLRSPVAIDFNEAISVAVVGLAVNLLCAWLLKDDHHHHGHDPGHHTHHDHAGEDKNLRAAYLHVLADALTSVLAIAGLACGSLYGWTWLDPAMGIVGGLVIARWSWGLIRDAGSVLIDYIPEDEDLPDEIEGIITREGADIVDLHVWQLGPGHHGAIVSIVTDKPRAPSYYRDKLAAIQDLSHVTVEIEARAA, encoded by the coding sequence ATGATGCCATCCCGCAACCTGCATGGTCATTCCGACCCTCACAGCCAGGATCACGGCCATCGCCACGAGTCCAGTCGGGCGCTCAACGCGGCTCATGATCATCTTTTCCTCGGCGACAGCCACGCTCGCAACGAGCGGCGGACCTGGCTCGTCATTGCCATCACCGCCACTATGATGGTGGTGGAGATCGTCGCAGGAAACCTGTTTGGGTCGATGGCGCTTGTGGCCGATGGTTGGCACATGTCGACACATGCCGCCGCCCTGCTTATTACGGCGCTCGCCTACCTCTATGCTCGCAAACACGCCCATAACCGGCGTTTTTCTTTTGGCACCGGCAAGCTCGGTGATCTTGCCGGCTTTGCCAGCGCCGTCGTGCTCGCCCTGATTGCTCTGCTGATCGGCTGGGAAAGCCTCATGCGTCTCAGAAGTCCTGTCGCCATCGACTTCAATGAAGCGATTTCCGTTGCTGTCGTGGGTTTGGCTGTCAATCTCCTTTGCGCATGGCTTCTGAAAGACGATCATCACCACCACGGGCACGATCCCGGTCATCACACGCATCATGACCATGCGGGCGAGGACAAGAACCTTCGGGCAGCCTATCTCCATGTCCTGGCCGATGCACTGACGTCGGTACTGGCGATCGCAGGGCTGGCCTGTGGTAGCCTTTATGGTTGGACCTGGCTGGACCCCGCCATGGGCATCGTCGGCGGCTTGGTCATCGCGCGCTGGTCATGGGGGCTCATTCGCGATGCCGGCTCGGTGCTGATCGACTACATTCCGGAAGACGAGGACCTGCCGGACGAAATCGAGGGGATCATCACGCGCGAAGGTGCGGACATCGTTGATCTGCACGTATGGCAACTCGGACCGGGCCATCACGGCGCCATCGTTTCGATCGTAACGGACAAGCCCCGTGCGCCCTCCTATTATCGGGATAAGCTTGCAGCTATTCAGGATTTGTCGCATGTGACCGTCGAGATTGAAGCTCGCGCGGCTTAA
- a CDS encoding DUF4126 domain-containing protein codes for MLYTLALLIGIVAGLRTMTAPAAVSIAATAGWLPLANSWAAFMGFRFAPYMFGLLAIIEYVTDQLPNTPSRTVPQQFGARIVSGGFCGAAMATVDGSLFGGAVAGVIGAVIGTFGGFEFRKRLAARLGGRDLPVALLEDLVAILLAFWVVSS; via the coding sequence ATGCTCTATACTCTTGCTCTTCTCATCGGCATTGTGGCGGGTCTTCGTACGATGACAGCACCGGCGGCCGTGAGTATCGCGGCAACGGCCGGCTGGCTGCCCCTTGCCAATAGCTGGGCCGCCTTCATGGGGTTCCGCTTTGCACCCTACATGTTCGGCCTTCTCGCTATTATCGAATATGTCACCGACCAGCTCCCGAACACGCCGAGCCGCACGGTTCCGCAGCAGTTCGGGGCGCGGATCGTGAGCGGCGGCTTCTGCGGGGCGGCGATGGCCACCGTCGACGGCTCACTCTTTGGCGGCGCGGTTGCCGGCGTGATCGGCGCCGTCATTGGTACGTTCGGCGGCTTTGAGTTCCGCAAGCGCCTGGCTGCGAGGCTTGGAGGCAGGGACCTCCCCGTCGCCCTCCTCGAAGATCTGGTCGCCATTCTCCTGGCATTCTGGGTGGTATCGTCATGA
- a CDS encoding FAD-containing oxidoreductase, translated as MSTHFDAIIVGAGQAGPSLAGRLTEAGKTVALVERKFFGGTCVNTGCTPTKAMVASAYAIHTARRGAEYGMTTAPVSVDFDRVMARKDKIRLDSRSSVEKWLKGMTNCTVFEGHAQFEGPREMRVADEEISGERIFLNVGGRAAVPDLPGINDIPYLTNSSLMELNHLPKHLVIIGGSYVGLEFAQMFRRFGSDVTVIEKGPRLISREDPEVSDAIRAILEKEGIHIRLNAECIRFAKQADGISAGVDCTSGAPEVVGSDVLLATGRRPNTDDLRLDKAGVKTDERGYIEVDDVLQTNVPHIFALGDCNGRGVFTHTAYNDFEIVAANLLDNDPRKVSDRIQTYALYIDPPLGRAGMTESEARKSGRKLLIGTRPMTRVARAVEKGETEGFMKVIVDADTEEILGAAILGTGGDEAVHSVLDVMYAKEPYTTIKRAMHIHPTVTELIPTVLGELSPAT; from the coding sequence ATGAGCACGCATTTCGACGCAATCATCGTCGGCGCCGGCCAGGCCGGGCCGTCCCTCGCCGGCCGGCTGACGGAAGCCGGCAAAACCGTGGCGCTCGTCGAGCGCAAGTTCTTCGGCGGCACCTGCGTCAATACCGGCTGCACGCCGACCAAGGCCATGGTCGCCAGCGCCTATGCGATCCATACGGCCCGACGCGGCGCGGAGTACGGGATGACGACCGCGCCCGTGTCCGTGGACTTCGACCGCGTGATGGCGCGAAAAGATAAGATCCGGCTCGATTCCCGCTCCAGCGTGGAGAAATGGCTCAAGGGCATGACGAACTGCACCGTCTTTGAAGGCCATGCGCAATTCGAGGGCCCGCGAGAAATGCGCGTCGCCGACGAAGAAATTTCCGGCGAGCGGATCTTCTTGAATGTCGGTGGCCGCGCCGCGGTCCCCGATCTCCCCGGCATCAACGACATCCCCTATCTCACCAACAGCTCGCTCATGGAGCTCAATCATCTGCCGAAACATCTCGTCATCATCGGCGGCAGCTATGTCGGGCTGGAATTCGCGCAAATGTTCCGCCGCTTCGGATCCGACGTCACCGTCATCGAGAAGGGGCCGCGCCTGATTTCGCGGGAAGACCCGGAGGTCTCCGACGCAATCCGTGCCATTCTCGAGAAGGAGGGCATCCATATCCGCCTCAATGCGGAATGCATCCGCTTCGCCAAACAGGCAGACGGCATTTCCGCGGGCGTCGACTGCACCTCGGGCGCGCCGGAAGTCGTCGGCTCGGACGTGCTGCTGGCCACCGGCCGCCGCCCCAACACCGACGATCTCCGCCTCGACAAGGCAGGGGTCAAGACCGATGAGCGCGGCTATATCGAGGTCGATGACGTCCTGCAAACCAATGTGCCGCATATCTTCGCGCTGGGCGACTGCAATGGCCGCGGCGTTTTCACCCACACTGCCTATAACGATTTCGAGATCGTCGCGGCCAACCTCCTCGACAACGACCCGCGCAAAGTCAGCGATCGCATCCAGACCTATGCGCTCTACATCGATCCGCCGCTTGGCCGGGCCGGCATGACGGAGAGCGAGGCTCGCAAGAGCGGCCGTAAGCTGCTGATCGGCACGAGGCCGATGACGCGGGTCGCCCGCGCGGTCGAGAAAGGCGAGACGGAAGGGTTTATGAAGGTGATTGTCGACGCCGACACCGAGGAGATCCTCGGGGCCGCCATTCTCGGAACCGGCGGCGACGAGGCGGTCCACAGCGTGCTTGACGTGATGTATGCAAAGGAGCCCTACACCACGATCAAACGGGCCATGCACATCCACCCGACAGTCACGGAGCTGATCCCGACGGTGTTGGGCGAGCTTTCGCCGGCGACCTAG
- the osmF gene encoding glycine betaine ABC transporter substrate-binding protein OsmF, with product MRLTLVKTLIGTALALALTSAAAKSDVVVSSKIDTEGGVLGNIILAVLNANGIETTDRVQLGATPVVRKAITAGEIDIYPEYTGNAAFFFEKADDPIWKDAAKAYEEAKKLDYEANKIVWLTPSPANNTWAIALRKEVADENNLKTLSDFGKYVSEGGEVVLAASAEFVNSAAALPAFQTAYNFTLKPEQLITLSGGDTAATISAAANQTNGANAAMVYGTDGGIAPSGLVVLEDDKNVQPVYQPAPIIREAVLKENPEIETLLKPVFEKLDLVTLQELNGRVQVGGEPAKAVAEDFLKKNGFLK from the coding sequence ATGCGCCTGACTTTGGTGAAAACGCTTATCGGTACTGCTCTAGCCCTTGCGCTCACCTCCGCCGCGGCCAAGTCCGACGTCGTGGTCTCCTCCAAGATCGACACGGAGGGCGGCGTGCTCGGCAATATCATTCTCGCCGTCTTGAATGCCAATGGCATCGAGACGACGGACCGTGTCCAACTCGGCGCCACGCCCGTCGTGCGCAAGGCGATCACCGCGGGCGAGATCGACATCTATCCGGAATATACCGGTAACGCCGCCTTCTTCTTCGAGAAGGCGGACGACCCGATCTGGAAGGATGCAGCCAAGGCGTATGAAGAGGCCAAGAAGCTCGACTATGAAGCCAACAAGATCGTCTGGCTGACGCCGTCGCCGGCCAACAACACCTGGGCGATCGCACTGCGCAAGGAGGTTGCCGACGAGAACAACCTCAAGACCCTGTCGGACTTCGGTAAATATGTGAGCGAAGGTGGCGAGGTCGTGCTTGCAGCCTCCGCCGAATTCGTGAACTCGGCCGCCGCGTTACCCGCCTTTCAGACCGCCTACAATTTCACGCTGAAGCCGGAACAGCTCATCACGCTTTCGGGCGGCGATACGGCGGCGACGATTTCGGCGGCCGCGAACCAGACGAACGGCGCCAATGCGGCAATGGTCTACGGCACCGACGGCGGCATCGCCCCCTCGGGCCTCGTCGTTCTCGAGGACGACAAGAACGTGCAGCCGGTCTATCAGCCGGCGCCGATCATTCGCGAAGCGGTCCTGAAGGAGAACCCGGAAATCGAGACGCTCCTGAAACCCGTGTTCGAGAAGCTCGATCTGGTGACGCTGCAGGAACTCAATGGCCGCGTGCAGGTCGGCGGCGAGCCCGCCAAAGCTGTCGCAGAGGATTTTCTGAAGAAGAACGGTTTCCTGAAGTAA
- a CDS encoding adenylate/guanylate cyclase domain-containing protein: MDLPAPLAWLLDEASGSIGPDRFLAELGERLLADGLPLAGGALTLAVPHPIIARRTWLWRAETGAVIEALGFAGALPTEDGRNWLTGLGPVEEVAIGRTPDGPVLGWAGTRPFAPAEAGQLRQAARFAAAPLAALTERAALTGLLEAYLGKRSAARVQAGALNRGTGEMIRAALLYADMRNFTALSEASEPAAMIADLDAWFDRVAGAIHAFGGEVLKFIGDGVLAIFPVTHGPAEACEAALRAVVAARAGMAHLDERRQARGLPPLPYGTALHLGDILWGNIGAVDRLDFTAIGPAVNLVSRLEGLCRPLGRSVLISGAVAAETATPLLPLGEHALRGISSPCAVFTLPDA; encoded by the coding sequence ATGGATCTGCCCGCACCTCTCGCCTGGCTCCTGGACGAGGCCAGTGGCTCGATCGGCCCCGACCGGTTTCTGGCCGAGCTCGGCGAACGACTATTGGCCGACGGACTTCCTTTGGCCGGCGGGGCCCTGACGCTGGCGGTGCCGCATCCGATCATTGCCCGCCGCACCTGGCTGTGGCGGGCGGAGACCGGGGCGGTCATCGAGGCGCTCGGCTTTGCCGGTGCTCTACCCACTGAGGATGGGCGAAACTGGCTGACCGGGCTTGGTCCGGTTGAGGAGGTTGCGATCGGCCGGACGCCGGACGGGCCGGTTCTGGGCTGGGCCGGAACACGACCATTCGCCCCTGCCGAAGCCGGTCAATTGCGCCAGGCCGCGCGCTTTGCCGCAGCGCCCTTGGCCGCCTTGACCGAGCGGGCGGCACTGACGGGGCTGCTGGAGGCCTATCTCGGAAAGCGCAGTGCCGCCCGGGTGCAAGCCGGCGCGCTCAACCGCGGCACGGGAGAGATGATCCGGGCCGCCCTGCTTTACGCCGACATGCGCAACTTCACCGCCCTTTCGGAGGCGAGCGAACCGGCTGCGATGATCGCCGACCTCGACGCCTGGTTCGACCGGGTCGCCGGAGCGATACATGCTTTCGGCGGCGAGGTATTGAAGTTTATCGGCGATGGCGTGCTGGCAATCTTCCCCGTCACGCATGGGCCGGCCGAAGCCTGCGAGGCGGCATTGCGTGCGGTCGTCGCCGCCCGCGCCGGCATGGCCCATCTCGATGAGCGGCGGCAGGCGCGGGGCCTGCCGCCGCTCCCCTATGGCACGGCGCTGCATCTCGGCGATATCCTGTGGGGGAATATCGGCGCGGTAGACCGGCTGGATTTCACCGCCATCGGCCCCGCGGTCAACCTTGTCAGCCGGCTGGAGGGCCTGTGCCGGCCTCTCGGCCGATCGGTGCTGATTTCGGGGGCGGTCGCCGCCGAAACAGCCACGCCGCTGCTGCCGCTCGGCGAGCATGCGCTGCGCGGCATCTCATCCCCCTGCGCCGTCTTCACCCTGCCGGATGCATGA
- a CDS encoding OsmC family protein, with the protein MMELNLTSRHTGATAVVGRTGFPNVASMSGGVLDVVTSPSQPGFDPLDLLYASLASCLVLGARDAASRFGVLDRLDEVSARVTGEKAHDEPSRIARFDIELTIKGELDDVVRQAIAVAAENEICTISNSLRGNPEFVSRVSG; encoded by the coding sequence ATGATGGAGCTGAATCTTACGAGCCGGCATACGGGCGCCACCGCCGTGGTGGGGCGAACGGGTTTCCCGAATGTGGCCTCGATGTCGGGCGGGGTGCTCGACGTCGTCACCAGCCCGTCGCAGCCGGGCTTCGATCCGCTCGACCTTCTCTATGCTTCGCTTGCGAGTTGTCTTGTCCTCGGCGCTCGTGACGCTGCAAGCCGATTCGGCGTCCTCGACCGGCTGGACGAGGTCTCTGCCAGGGTCACCGGCGAGAAGGCCCACGATGAGCCCTCTCGCATTGCGCGCTTCGATATCGAGTTGACCATCAAGGGCGAACTCGATGATGTGGTTCGTCAAGCCATCGCCGTGGCGGCGGAAAACGAGATCTGCACGATCAGCAATAGCCTGCGGGGCAACCCCGAATTCGTGAGCAGGGTTTCGGGCTGA
- a CDS encoding aldehyde dehydrogenase family protein, translated as MSVARFFDEMSYGPAPEADAEARQWLARHDGEFGHFINGAFVAAASGKTFDSFEPATGTLLAKVALGGSEDVNAAVAAARKAQAPWAKLPGHARARHLYALARMIQRHARLIAVVEALDNGKPIRETRDIDIPLAARHFYHHAGWAQLQETEFADHVPVGVVGQVIPWNFPFLMLAWKVAPALALGNTVILKPAEFTPLTALLFAELAGAAGLPPGVLNVVTGEGETGALIVEHEDIDKIAFTGSTEVGRLIREKTAGSGKSLTLELGGKSPFIVFDDADIDAAVEGVVDAIWFNQGQVCCAGSRLLVQEGVAPLFHERLKRRMAMLRVGLPLDKAIDMAAIIAPVQLQRIETLVAKGVSEGASMHQPRIELPKGGSFYPPTLLTDVQPTSVVATEEIFGPVVVSMTFRTPEEAIQLANHSRYGLAASVWSETIGLALHVAAKLAAGVVWVNATNLFDASSGFGGKRESGFGREGGKEGCYEYLKPKAWLGRKLRLEPVQPALKPVAGDFGLPALDRTAKLFIGGKQARPDGNYSRPILSPKGKPVGEVGEGNRKDIRNAVVAARAASAWSSATAHNRAQILYYIAENLSSRVAEFADRIVAMTGASAANAKAEVEASIARLFSYGAWADKYEGTVHQPPLRGVALAMPEPQGVVGVICPPEAPLLGFISLVAPLIAVGNRVIAVPSEPHPLAATDFYSVLETSDVPAGVVNIVTGSAVELAKTLAAHNDVDALWACGSSELSTLVEKLSTGNLKRTFVDYGKAIDWMDRSAAEGPAFLRRAVDVKNIWIPYGE; from the coding sequence ATGAGCGTCGCCAGGTTTTTTGACGAAATGTCCTACGGTCCCGCACCCGAAGCCGACGCCGAGGCGCGCCAATGGCTGGCGCGGCACGACGGCGAATTCGGCCACTTCATCAATGGCGCATTCGTCGCCGCAGCGTCGGGCAAGACCTTCGACAGCTTTGAGCCCGCGACAGGCACGCTGCTGGCAAAGGTGGCGCTCGGCGGATCGGAGGACGTGAACGCCGCGGTTGCCGCCGCCCGCAAGGCGCAAGCGCCTTGGGCGAAGCTGCCCGGCCACGCCCGTGCGCGGCATCTTTACGCGCTTGCCCGCATGATCCAGCGTCATGCGCGCCTGATTGCAGTGGTCGAGGCGCTCGACAACGGCAAGCCGATCCGCGAGACGCGCGACATCGACATTCCGCTGGCAGCCAGGCACTTCTATCACCATGCCGGCTGGGCGCAGCTGCAGGAAACGGAATTCGCCGACCACGTTCCCGTCGGAGTCGTTGGCCAGGTGATCCCCTGGAACTTCCCGTTCCTGATGCTGGCCTGGAAAGTCGCGCCGGCACTGGCCCTCGGCAACACGGTTATCCTGAAGCCGGCAGAGTTCACGCCGCTGACGGCGCTGCTCTTCGCCGAGCTGGCGGGTGCGGCCGGGCTGCCGCCGGGCGTTTTGAACGTCGTGACGGGCGAGGGCGAGACCGGCGCGCTGATCGTCGAACACGAGGACATCGACAAGATCGCCTTCACCGGCTCGACGGAGGTTGGCCGGCTTATCAGAGAGAAGACCGCCGGCAGCGGCAAGTCGCTGACGTTGGAGCTCGGGGGCAAGTCGCCCTTCATCGTCTTCGACGACGCCGACATCGACGCGGCCGTCGAAGGCGTGGTGGATGCGATATGGTTCAATCAGGGCCAGGTCTGCTGCGCCGGCTCCCGTCTGCTCGTGCAGGAAGGCGTGGCGCCGCTCTTCCATGAGCGCTTGAAGCGACGTATGGCGATGTTGCGCGTCGGCCTTCCACTCGACAAGGCGATCGACATGGCGGCGATCATTGCGCCGGTACAATTGCAGCGGATCGAAACTCTGGTCGCAAAGGGTGTTTCCGAGGGGGCGTCCATGCACCAGCCGAGGATCGAACTGCCCAAGGGCGGCAGCTTCTACCCGCCGACGCTGCTGACGGACGTCCAGCCGACCTCCGTCGTGGCTACGGAGGAGATTTTCGGGCCGGTGGTTGTGTCCATGACCTTCCGCACGCCGGAGGAGGCGATCCAGCTCGCCAACCATTCCCGCTACGGCCTTGCCGCCAGCGTCTGGAGCGAAACGATCGGGCTTGCCCTGCACGTGGCGGCCAAGCTCGCGGCCGGCGTCGTCTGGGTCAACGCCACCAATCTCTTCGACGCCTCGAGCGGCTTTGGCGGTAAACGCGAATCCGGCTTCGGCCGCGAGGGTGGCAAGGAGGGCTGCTACGAATATCTGAAGCCGAAAGCCTGGCTCGGCCGCAAGCTGAGACTGGAGCCGGTTCAACCGGCTCTGAAACCGGTCGCCGGCGATTTCGGCTTGCCGGCGCTCGACCGCACCGCCAAGCTCTTCATCGGCGGCAAGCAGGCGCGGCCGGACGGAAACTATTCGCGCCCGATATTGTCGCCCAAGGGCAAGCCGGTCGGCGAGGTCGGTGAGGGCAATCGCAAGGATATCCGCAACGCCGTCGTCGCCGCGCGAGCGGCATCCGCCTGGAGCTCGGCAACCGCGCACAACCGGGCGCAGATCCTCTATTACATTGCCGAGAACCTGAGCTCCCGGGTGGCGGAGTTTGCCGATCGCATCGTCGCGATGACCGGTGCATCCGCAGCCAACGCGAAAGCCGAGGTCGAAGCGTCAATTGCGCGGCTCTTCAGCTATGGCGCCTGGGCGGACAAATACGAGGGTACCGTGCACCAGCCGCCCTTGCGGGGCGTTGCGCTGGCCATGCCGGAGCCGCAGGGCGTCGTCGGCGTCATCTGCCCGCCAGAGGCGCCGCTCTTGGGCTTCATCAGCCTGGTTGCGCCGCTGATCGCCGTCGGCAATCGTGTTATTGCCGTTCCGAGCGAACCGCATCCGCTTGCCGCGACCGATTTCTACTCGGTCCTCGAAACCTCCGACGTCCCGGCCGGCGTCGTCAACATCGTCACCGGCTCGGCGGTGGAACTCGCAAAGACGCTTGCTGCGCATAACGACGTCGACGCGCTCTGGGCTTGCGGCTCGTCGGAACTGTCGACGCTCGTCGAGAAGCTCTCGACCGGCAATCTGAAGCGCACCTTCGTCGACTACGGCAAGGCAATCGACTGGATGGATCGATCCGCCGCCGAAGGCCCGGCATTTCTGCGCAGGGCCGTGGACGTGAAGAACATCTGGATTCCCTACGGCGAGTAG
- a CDS encoding SRPBCC family protein, whose translation MQEALVVRRETHIPAPPAAVFALLTDPEKILRWMGTEAEVEPHPGGLYLVNVTGARCARGSFREVVPVHRLVYSFGWDDSDIVPPASSLVEIDLVEQPDGTLLRLTHSGLPTAEQCAGHAEGWAHYLDRLAEVAAGRDPGPDPWHGRTGRE comes from the coding sequence ATGCAAGAAGCCCTCGTCGTCCGCCGCGAGACGCACATTCCGGCGCCGCCCGCCGCGGTGTTCGCCCTGCTGACCGATCCGGAGAAGATCCTGCGTTGGATGGGAACGGAGGCCGAGGTCGAGCCGCATCCCGGCGGTCTCTATCTCGTTAATGTTACCGGCGCACGCTGTGCCCGTGGCTCCTTCCGCGAAGTGGTGCCGGTGCACCGGCTGGTATACAGCTTCGGCTGGGACGACAGCGATATCGTGCCGCCGGCCTCGAGCCTGGTCGAGATCGACCTCGTCGAGCAGCCGGACGGCACACTTTTGCGCCTGACCCATTCGGGCCTGCCCACTGCCGAGCAATGCGCCGGTCATGCGGAAGGCTGGGCCCATTATCTCGACCGGCTGGCCGAGGTCGCTGCTGGACGCGATCCCGGCCCGGACCCCTGGCACGGTCGGACCGGCAGGGAATGA